CGCTGTAGAAGAGGGAACGTCGGGTGGAGTCGTCGAGCGAGACGGTGGCGGCGACGAGGAGCGCGAGCAGCGCCACCGCGAGGCCCGAACCGAGCACCCGCGCGTTGCGCCGGACCTCCCGGGTGCCGCCGAGCGCGAGCGCCGTCGCGCCGGACAGGGCGAGCAGCCCGACGAGGTAACCGACGCCGAATCCGCCCACCTCGGCGACGCCGCCGGGGACGCGGAGGTTGCTGCTGCCCTCCGGCCCGTTCCCCGGCACCGTCATCACCAACCACTCGCCCAGCAACGAGGCGAGTGCGGCGACCCCGCCCAGCCCGACCAGGACGACCGGGAGCCGGGGGTCCCGGCCGAGCCCGGCCAACGTACGGGGAAGGCGGTCCGGCTCGGGGGTGGTCGAGCCCCACTCCAGGACGGCCGCGCCGTCGGATCGGTTGCCCTGGCGGGGAATGGGGAGATCCTGGGACATCGGTCACCCTTCCACGGTCGCGGGGTCTGAGCTGCGGCGTTACCGGGTCTGTGCCGAATCATGACACAGCCTGTCGGGAAGGGCCGGGAGCGTGGGCACGGGAACCGGTCTCCGGGCGACGCCGGGTCGGATAGCGTCGGGCTATGCCTATCCGAACCGCATCCGCACGCTGGCAGGGCAACCTGACCGAGGGCGCCGGCACGCTCCGCACCGGGCAGGGAGGGTACGAGGGGAACTACTCGTACAAGTCGCGTTTCGAGGAGGGCGAAGGGACCAACCCGGAGGAACTGGTCGGCGCGGCGCACGCCGCCTGTTTCTCGATGGCCCTCTCCAAGGCGCTCGCCGACGCCGGTACGCCAGGCACCTCCGTGGAGACCACCGCCAAGGTGCACTTCGACAAGACCGATGCCGGCATGACGATCACCCGGATCGACCTGGACACCACCGGGCGGGTTCCCGGCATCGACGAGGCGACGTTCACCGAGCTGGCCGAGACCGCCAAGCGGAACTGCCCGATCTCCCGGTTGCTCTCCCCGGGTGCCGAGATCAGCCTCACCGCCCGCCTGGCCTCCTGACCTCCTGGGTGGCCCGCACCTGACGGCCGTCGGCGGGGACGGGGGTCCCGCCGACGGCCTGAGGCGGAGGCGTCACCGGGGTCGCCGGTTGCGGCAGAATGGTCGCGTGCCGGTCGAGATGAGTCGCGAGCGCTTCGAGGAGTTGGTCGGCGAGGCCCTCGACGAGGTGCCCGAGGAACTGCTCGCCCTGATGAGCAACGTGGTGATCCTGGTCGAGGACGACTCACCGCCGGGCGAACCGGAGTTGCTCGGCCTCTACGAGGGGCACGCGCTGACCGAGCGGGGCTGGGACTACTCCGGCGTCCTGCCGGACCGCATCCTCATCTACCGCCGGCCGATCCTGCGCATCTGCGACAGCGACGAGGACGTCGTCGACGAGGTCGCGGTGACCGTGGTGCACGAGATCGCCCACCACTTCGGCATCGACGACGACCGGCTGCACGAGCTGGGCTGGGGCTGACCAGGAGTTCGGGAGGACCCGCCACCGGCCGGCGGGACGGTTGCGGTGGTCCCCTACCCTCCACCAGGAAACCCCGAACCAGGAGGAAGACCCATGCGCAGCGCGCTGTTCTCCGCCGAGAACCTCGAGAAGGAGTCCGCTCAGCCCGGCATGCGGCTGCAGAACTCCAAGATGCTGAAGATCGAGCTGAACGGCGAGGCGATGGCCCGCGTCGGCTCGATGGTCGCGTACCAGGGACAGGTGCAGTTCCAGGCGCTCGGCTCCGGTGGCCTCGGTAAGTTCCTCAAGCAGAAGCTCACCGGCGAGGGCGTCCCGTTGATGAAGCTCTCCGGCCGGGGCGACGTCTTCCTCGCCGACTTCGCCAAGGACGTGCACATCATCGACCTCGAGCCCGGCGACGCGCTCTCCATCAACGGCTCCAGCGTGCTGGCCTTCGACTCGACCCTCCAGTACGACATCAAGATGGTCGGCGGCACCGGGATGGCCGCGTCCGGCCTGTTCAACTGTGTCTTCAGCGGGTACGGCCGGATCGCCATCACCACCAAGGGCACGCCGGTGGTGCTCAACGTCGACGCCCCGACCTACGTCGACCCGCAGGCCGCCGTCTGCTGGTCGGCGAGCCTCCAGACCGGCTACCACCGGGCCGAGCAGCTCGGCCTGGGCACCCTGCTCGGTCGGACCACCGGGGAGGCGTTCACGATGAGCTTCGCCGGCCAGGGCTTCGTGGTCGTGCAGCCCTCCGAGGAGCCCCCGATCCAGGGCAGCGGCGGTCAGCAGCAGCAGAACGGACTGCTCGGCGGCCTGCTGAGCTGATCCCGGGCGGGTGCCCGCAGGGGCACCCGCGTCCGGAGGGGCCCCTCCGGCAGGTCACCCGGGCCGGGCCGTGGGTCAGGGCAGGGTGCCGGCGCGGATGCGGGACAGCCAGGCTGCCGCGTCGGCGTAGTCGGCGTCGGAGAGTCCGGCCGGTGCCGGGACCGGCCGGTCCCCCGACCCGTCGCCGAACCGGTGCCGGGGGTACGACCCCAGGAAGCGGACGTCCGCGCAGACCCGGCGTAGCCCCTGCAGCGCCTCCCCGAGCCGGACGTCGGCGACGTGGCCGGCGCAGTCGAGGAAGAAGACGTACCGGCCGAGCGCCTCGCCGGTCGGGCGGGACTCGATCCGGGTCAGGTTCACCCCTCGTACGGCCAGCTCCATCAGCACCGACAACAGCGCGCCGACCCGGTCGTGGGCGATGTAGACGGCCAGCGAGGTGAGGTCGTCGCCGGTGGGCGGGGGCGGTGGGCCGGGCCGGGAGACCAGCGCGAACCGGGTCACCGCGTCCGGGTGGTCGGCGATCTTGTTGGCGAGTACCGCCAGCCGGTGCCGGGCGGCGCCGATCGGGGCGCAGATAGCCGCGTCGTATTCGCCGGAGGCAGCCCCACCGGCGGCGGCGCCGTTGGAGAGGACGTCCACCACCGTCGCGTCCGGCAGGTGGCCACGTAGCCAGTTGCGGCACTGGGTGGAGGCCTGCGGGTGCGCCGCCACGCTACGGATGTCGTGGAGGGCGGTGCCGGGGCGGGCGCCGAGGACGAACTCCACCGGCAGGACCACCTCCCGGGTGATCACCAGTGGGTCCCCCTCGGCCATCTCGTCGAGGGTCACGCCGACCGCGCCGCCGATCGAGTTCTCCAGGGGCACCAGGGCGGCGTCGGCCTCCCCCGCCCGTACGTTGTCCAGCGCCTCGCCGACGCTGCGGGCAGGCGTCCGGGTGCCGCGCTCGGCGGCGGGGACGGTGCGCAGCGCCTGCTCGGCGAAGGTGCCCTCGGGGCCGAGGTAGACGAAACGGGTCGGCGGTGTTCCCGGCATGCCGACCAGCCTACGCACCCGCCATGCCGCCCGTGCCGTCACAGGTGAGAGTCCGGATCCCGGTGGGCGCGGCGGTGCGTACCTCGATCGTGCAGACGTCCGTGCCGGCGGTCACCAATCGCAGCGAGCCGGGTCGCCCCCGGGTGACCACGCTCAGGTCCTCGTAGCCGGAGACGGTGAGCACCGTGTACTGCCAGTCGTCCGCGCAGAGCGGCCCGCTGCGTACGCGGACCCCGGAGCCGCCGGGCAGCGCCCCGGGTGAGTCGCGGACCAGCCGGAGGACCTGCTGGCCCGAGGGGCCGTTGCGGCAGGGGGTGGCGACCATGCCCGAGGAGTCGGGGGTGGTCGGCAGCGCGGTTGGTGGCGCCAGCGGCACGCCGGTGGGCGGACCGGGGGAGACCGTGGCGGGCGGGGCGGCAGTGGGCGACGGTCGGCTGGTCGACTGCTGCTCCAGTTCAGGAGGAGCCCCGCACCCGCCGAGTACGACGGTCAGCAGGCTGAATGCCAGCAGCCGGGAGAGCGTGGTGGGCACGAACCGGTCCTTGATATAGGTGGACGTCGTTCGACGGAGGGCCTTGCCCATGGTAGGACGCGACGGGCCCCGGGTGAAGTCAGTCGAC
The nucleotide sequence above comes from Micromonospora pallida. Encoded proteins:
- a CDS encoding metallopeptidase family protein — its product is MSRERFEELVGEALDEVPEELLALMSNVVILVEDDSPPGEPELLGLYEGHALTERGWDYSGVLPDRILIYRRPILRICDSDEDVVDEVAVTVVHEIAHHFGIDDDRLHELGWG
- a CDS encoding OsmC family protein, which translates into the protein MPIRTASARWQGNLTEGAGTLRTGQGGYEGNYSYKSRFEEGEGTNPEELVGAAHAACFSMALSKALADAGTPGTSVETTAKVHFDKTDAGMTITRIDLDTTGRVPGIDEATFTELAETAKRNCPISRLLSPGAEISLTARLAS
- a CDS encoding AIM24 family protein, giving the protein MRSALFSAENLEKESAQPGMRLQNSKMLKIELNGEAMARVGSMVAYQGQVQFQALGSGGLGKFLKQKLTGEGVPLMKLSGRGDVFLADFAKDVHIIDLEPGDALSINGSSVLAFDSTLQYDIKMVGGTGMAASGLFNCVFSGYGRIAITTKGTPVVLNVDAPTYVDPQAAVCWSASLQTGYHRAEQLGLGTLLGRTTGEAFTMSFAGQGFVVVQPSEEPPIQGSGGQQQQNGLLGGLLS
- the pheA gene encoding prephenate dehydratase — protein: MPGTPPTRFVYLGPEGTFAEQALRTVPAAERGTRTPARSVGEALDNVRAGEADAALVPLENSIGGAVGVTLDEMAEGDPLVITREVVLPVEFVLGARPGTALHDIRSVAAHPQASTQCRNWLRGHLPDATVVDVLSNGAAAGGAASGEYDAAICAPIGAARHRLAVLANKIADHPDAVTRFALVSRPGPPPPPTGDDLTSLAVYIAHDRVGALLSVLMELAVRGVNLTRIESRPTGEALGRYVFFLDCAGHVADVRLGEALQGLRRVCADVRFLGSYPRHRFGDGSGDRPVPAPAGLSDADYADAAAWLSRIRAGTLP